A part of Micromonospora chersina genomic DNA contains:
- a CDS encoding sigma-70 family RNA polymerase sigma factor has translation MHAVAAGWHGEVARPEWMFARAQPRSRESRSGRGVDARPSDRQNDPVTPRPAPGRHQATSTEASHSDQLIRLLYAEHAGPLLMFVMRLTGGDRQRAEDIVQETLLRAWRNAHRLGVQGQGSLRPWLVTVARRIAIDEHRSEQARPAETYDRDLTAFAEADSTDRVLRTMTVADALRTLSQSHREILVATYFRGRTVPEAAEELGLPLGTAKSRVYYALRALRTALQERGVTE, from the coding sequence ATGCACGCGGTGGCGGCCGGCTGGCACGGCGAGGTGGCGAGGCCCGAGTGGATGTTCGCCCGGGCCCAGCCCCGTTCGCGCGAGTCGCGGTCGGGCCGGGGGGTCGACGCCCGTCCCTCGGATCGCCAGAATGACCCGGTGACGCCGCGACCGGCGCCCGGACGCCACCAGGCGACGTCCACCGAGGCGAGCCACTCCGACCAGCTGATCCGGCTGCTCTACGCCGAGCACGCGGGGCCGCTGCTGATGTTCGTGATGCGGCTGACCGGCGGGGACCGGCAGCGCGCCGAGGACATCGTGCAGGAGACGCTGCTGCGGGCCTGGCGCAACGCGCACCGGCTGGGCGTCCAGGGCCAGGGCTCGCTGCGCCCCTGGCTGGTCACGGTGGCCCGGCGGATCGCCATCGACGAGCACCGCAGCGAGCAGGCCCGCCCGGCGGAGACGTACGACCGGGACCTGACCGCGTTCGCCGAGGCGGACAGCACCGACCGGGTGCTGCGCACGATGACCGTGGCCGACGCGCTGCGTACGCTGAGCCAGTCGCACCGGGAGATCCTGGTGGCGACGTACTTCCGGGGGCGTACCGTGCCCGAGGCGGCCGAGGAGCTGGGCCTTCCGCTCGGCACCGCGAAGTCGCGGGTCTACTACGCGCTGCGCGCGCTGCGCACGGCTCTGCAGGAGAGGGGGGTGACGGAATGA
- a CDS encoding anti-sigma factor family protein yields the protein MSRADHMDVAAYALGVLDPQDAERFEEHLATCWACAAELETMVPVVGLLSGIDGEAMAALEQTHTDPALLDRTLMAVRRDRRRTRMRQILAAAAAVVVFGGLSGAGIAGVFGGDDGKRIPQAEPTLTAPITAPPSPGPTASGPGIGGNEQEGDQHDATDPGTGVKTTMWLASKEYGTQIDLQLTRLPGPRTCRLVVVRKNATSEVVSTWSVPGGGYGTNTNQLPLELSASTSAPLKDIEKIQVQSVDVNGVASPLVTVADL from the coding sequence ATGAGCCGGGCCGACCACATGGACGTGGCCGCGTACGCGCTCGGCGTGCTGGACCCGCAGGACGCGGAACGGTTCGAGGAGCACCTCGCCACCTGCTGGGCCTGCGCGGCCGAGCTGGAGACGATGGTCCCGGTGGTGGGGCTGCTCTCCGGCATCGACGGCGAGGCGATGGCCGCGCTGGAGCAGACGCACACCGATCCGGCGCTGCTGGACCGTACCCTCATGGCGGTCCGCCGGGACCGGCGGCGGACCCGGATGCGGCAGATCCTCGCCGCGGCGGCGGCCGTGGTGGTGTTCGGCGGCCTGAGCGGCGCCGGCATCGCCGGTGTGTTCGGCGGCGACGACGGGAAGCGGATCCCGCAGGCCGAGCCGACGCTGACCGCGCCGATCACCGCCCCGCCCTCCCCCGGGCCGACGGCGTCGGGGCCGGGCATCGGAGGCAACGAGCAGGAGGGCGACCAGCACGACGCCACCGACCCGGGCACCGGCGTGAAGACCACCATGTGGCTGGCGTCGAAGGAGTACGGCACCCAGATCGACCTCCAGCTCACCCGCCTGCCCGGCCCGCGCACCTGCCGGCTCGTGGTGGTCCGGAAGAACGCCACAAGCGAGGTCGTCTCCACCTGGTCGGTGCCGGGCGGCGGCTACGGCACGAACACCAACCAGCTTCCGCTGGAGCTGAGCGCGTCCACCTCGGCGCCGCTCAAGGACATCGAGAAGATCCAGGTGCAGTCGGTCGACGTCAACGGGGTCGCCAGCCCGCTGGTGACGGTGGCCGACCTCTGA
- a CDS encoding DNA-3-methyladenine glycosylase family protein codes for MTSPAARRTLRPPAGYRLAASVRALTFSPYDPCARIAAGSFWWATRTPAGPATLALRPAAGELVAEGYGPGADWVVERADAVAGLRDDLTGFAALAGAHPLVARLAREHQGLRMPATGQVFPRLLRAVFEQKVTGKEAYRAYAATVRHFREPAPGPLQPLLLPPEAAAVAATPYWVFHPFGVEQRRADTLRRAAAVADRLERCADAAEATRRLTAIAGIGPWTAAEVVRIAYGDPDAVSVGDYHVPNTVAWALAGEPRGDDARMLALLEPFRGHRGRVCVLLEAAGIQAPKYGPRAPIRSFAGY; via the coding sequence GTGACCTCCCCCGCCGCCCGCCGTACGCTGCGCCCCCCGGCCGGCTACCGGCTGGCCGCCTCGGTCCGGGCCCTCACCTTCAGCCCGTACGACCCGTGCGCCCGGATCGCCGCCGGCAGCTTCTGGTGGGCCACCCGCACCCCGGCCGGCCCGGCCACCCTCGCGCTGCGCCCCGCCGCCGGTGAACTGGTCGCCGAGGGCTACGGCCCCGGTGCGGACTGGGTGGTCGAGCGGGCCGACGCGGTCGCGGGGCTCCGCGACGACCTGACCGGGTTCGCCGCGCTGGCCGGCGCGCACCCGCTGGTGGCCCGGCTGGCCCGCGAGCACCAGGGGCTGCGGATGCCCGCCACCGGCCAGGTCTTCCCCCGGCTGCTGCGCGCCGTCTTCGAGCAGAAGGTCACCGGCAAGGAGGCGTACCGGGCGTACGCGGCGACCGTGCGGCACTTCCGCGAGCCGGCGCCGGGGCCGCTGCAACCGCTGCTGCTGCCGCCCGAGGCGGCCGCGGTGGCGGCCACGCCGTACTGGGTCTTCCACCCGTTCGGGGTGGAGCAGCGGCGAGCCGACACGCTGCGCCGGGCGGCCGCCGTCGCGGACCGGCTGGAACGCTGCGCCGACGCCGCCGAGGCCACCCGCCGGCTCACCGCGATCGCCGGCATCGGGCCGTGGACCGCCGCCGAGGTGGTCCGGATCGCGTACGGGGACCCGGACGCGGTGAGCGTCGGCGACTACCACGTTCCCAACACGGTGGCCTGGGCGCTGGCCGGGGAGCCGCGCGGCGACGACGCCCGGATGCTGGCCCTCCTCGAACCGTTCCGGGGCCACCGCGGACGGGTCTGTGTCCTGCTGGAGGCCGCCGGTATCCAGGCGCCGAAGTACGGGCCACGCGCCCCGATCCGCTCCTTCGCCGGCTACTGA
- a CDS encoding DUF1990 family protein codes for MFREEEADVPELTYPEVGATRDGRLPAGYHHLRHRVRLPDGGFPTAADAVLGWRLHRAAGVVMRTDAPRAAAGVRVTPGLGVGPLRIWGPTEVVWAAEEPDRAGFGYGTLPGHPEVGEEAFLVTRTAGGVWFEVTAFSRPGRWYVRAAGPATRAVQRAYAWWLGRTLRRLCSSPAAGQ; via the coding sequence GTGTTCCGCGAGGAGGAGGCCGACGTGCCCGAGCTGACGTACCCCGAGGTGGGGGCGACCCGCGACGGACGCCTGCCGGCCGGCTACCACCACCTGCGCCACCGGGTCCGGCTGCCGGACGGCGGCTTCCCGACCGCTGCGGACGCGGTGCTCGGCTGGCGGCTGCACCGGGCCGCGGGTGTCGTCATGCGCACCGACGCGCCCCGCGCCGCCGCCGGCGTGCGGGTCACCCCGGGACTCGGCGTCGGCCCGCTGCGGATCTGGGGCCCGACCGAGGTGGTCTGGGCGGCGGAGGAGCCCGACCGGGCCGGGTTCGGCTACGGCACCCTGCCCGGGCACCCGGAGGTCGGCGAGGAGGCGTTCCTGGTCACCCGGACCGCCGGCGGGGTCTGGTTCGAGGTGACCGCGTTCAGCCGGCCGGGCCGCTGGTACGTGCGCGCCGCCGGGCCGGCCACCCGGGCCGTCCAGCGGGCGTACGCCTGGTGGCTGGGGCGGACGCTGCGGCGGCTCTGTTCCTCCCCGGCGGCGGGTCAGTAG
- a CDS encoding GNAT family N-acetyltransferase has product MTEQLTLAPAGVADAGEILTVQRAAYLVEAQRYRDVFLPPLTETLDEVRAALAGPTVVLAARLGPRLVGSVRARIDGDTAHVGRLAVAPDQQGRGIGGRLLTAVEAACAGRVTRFALFTGAESAENLGLYARRGYRVVAHRPDENGNRLAVLEKTVEPAHGDG; this is encoded by the coding sequence GTGACCGAGCAGCTCACCCTCGCCCCGGCCGGCGTCGCGGACGCCGGCGAGATCCTCACCGTGCAGCGCGCCGCGTACCTGGTGGAGGCGCAGCGCTACCGGGACGTGTTCCTGCCCCCGCTGACCGAGACCCTCGACGAGGTCCGCGCCGCCCTGGCCGGCCCGACGGTGGTGCTGGCCGCCCGGCTCGGCCCGCGCCTCGTCGGCTCGGTACGGGCCCGGATCGACGGCGACACGGCCCATGTCGGCCGGCTCGCGGTGGCGCCGGACCAGCAGGGGCGCGGCATCGGCGGCCGGCTGCTGACCGCGGTGGAGGCCGCCTGCGCCGGCCGGGTGACCCGGTTCGCCCTGTTCACCGGCGCGGAGAGCGCCGAGAACCTCGGCCTGTACGCGCGGCGCGGCTACCGGGTCGTGGCGCACCGGCCGGACGAGAACGGCAACCGCCTGGCGGTGCTGGAGAAGACGGTCGAGCCGGCGCACGGGGACGGCTGA
- a CDS encoding SRPBCC family protein: MIVPGEGSAMRFVESVEIVADVDRIWAVQTDVERWPEWTPSVASARWLAPGPLALGSSARLEQPGLRPAVWRVTEIDPPHGFVWESDSPGVHSRGEHRLVPLDGGRVRAELVMAQTGPLAGPVGLLLGRTIRRYLRQEADGLRRRCERG, translated from the coding sequence ATGATCGTGCCGGGGGAGGGGAGCGCCATGCGGTTCGTGGAGTCCGTCGAGATCGTCGCCGACGTCGACCGGATCTGGGCCGTGCAGACCGACGTCGAGCGCTGGCCGGAGTGGACACCCTCGGTCGCCTCCGCCCGCTGGCTGGCGCCCGGGCCGCTCGCCCTCGGCTCGTCGGCCCGGCTGGAACAGCCCGGGCTGCGGCCGGCGGTCTGGCGGGTCACCGAGATCGACCCGCCGCACGGCTTCGTCTGGGAGTCCGACAGCCCGGGCGTGCACAGCCGGGGCGAGCACCGGCTGGTCCCGCTGGACGGCGGGCGGGTGCGCGCCGAGCTGGTCATGGCGCAGACCGGGCCGCTGGCCGGGCCGGTCGGGCTGCTCCTCGGCCGGACCATCCGCCGCTACCTGCGGCAGGAGGCCGACGGGCTCCGCCGCCGCTGCGAGCGGGGCTGA
- a CDS encoding ATP-dependent DNA ligase, which produces MDLPINPPVEPMLAKSVPQLPTDPGLTYEPKWDGFRCIIFRDGDEVELASRGGKTMTRYFPEVVEQARRQLPERCAVDGELIVIRRDGPGGQPRLDFELLAQRIHPAASRVKLLAETTPADFVAFDLLALDDELLTDRPYPERRGRLEKALAKVRPPVHVTQVTTDPETARRWFDVFEGAGLDGLIVKPADLPYEPGKRLMFKVKHARTADAVVAGFRWHKSGPVVGSLLLGLYDDAGVLHHIGVSSSFTAARRKELLDELEPYREVGGDHPWVHGDHERGQRIPGGVSRWTGGKNLEWEPLRPELVVEVGYDAMEGDRLRHTAQFFRWRPDRDPRSCTYDQLERPIRYDVDQVLRGDPAATVGDGRDRA; this is translated from the coding sequence GTGGACCTGCCGATCAATCCGCCGGTCGAGCCGATGCTGGCGAAGAGCGTGCCCCAACTACCCACCGACCCCGGCCTGACCTACGAGCCCAAGTGGGACGGCTTCCGCTGCATCATCTTCCGCGACGGCGACGAGGTCGAGCTGGCCAGTCGCGGCGGCAAGACGATGACCCGCTACTTCCCGGAGGTGGTGGAGCAGGCGCGCCGCCAGCTCCCGGAGCGGTGCGCGGTCGACGGCGAGCTGATCGTGATCCGCCGGGACGGCCCCGGAGGCCAGCCGCGGCTCGACTTCGAGCTGCTGGCCCAGCGGATCCACCCGGCCGCGTCCCGGGTGAAGCTGCTCGCCGAGACCACCCCGGCCGACTTCGTCGCCTTCGACCTGCTCGCGCTCGACGACGAGCTGCTCACCGACCGGCCCTACCCGGAGCGCCGGGGCCGGCTGGAGAAGGCGCTGGCCAAGGTCCGGCCGCCGGTGCACGTCACCCAGGTGACCACCGACCCGGAGACGGCCCGGCGCTGGTTCGACGTGTTCGAGGGGGCCGGGCTGGACGGGCTCATCGTCAAGCCGGCCGACCTGCCCTACGAGCCGGGCAAACGGCTCATGTTCAAGGTCAAGCACGCGCGCACCGCCGACGCGGTGGTGGCCGGCTTCCGCTGGCACAAGTCCGGCCCGGTGGTCGGCTCGCTGCTGCTCGGCCTCTACGACGATGCCGGGGTGCTGCACCACATCGGGGTCAGCTCCTCGTTCACGGCGGCCCGGCGCAAGGAGCTGCTCGACGAGCTGGAGCCCTACCGGGAGGTCGGCGGCGACCACCCGTGGGTGCACGGCGACCACGAGCGGGGGCAGCGCATCCCGGGCGGGGTGAGCCGGTGGACCGGCGGCAAGAACCTGGAGTGGGAGCCGCTGCGCCCGGAGCTGGTGGTCGAGGTGGGCTACGACGCGATGGAGGGCGACCGGCTGCGGCACACCGCCCAGTTCTTCCGCTGGCGCCCCGACCGTGATCCCCGCTCCTGCACGTACGACCAGCTGGAGCGCCCGATCCGCTACGACGTCGACCAGGTGCTGCGCGGGGACCCGGCGGCGACCGTCGGCGACGGGCGGGACCGGGCGTAG
- a CDS encoding alpha/beta hydrolase, with protein MTRFSDRIRRRPTLAGFVAALVLTAGCTLPAFAPRAESEGEAAAPGAAPTWRACPEVPDELVGRGAAGMRYDCARIAVPRNWGTGAATGATAGPGAGETFEIALIRIRSNKQHDRIGSLVVNPGGPGASGVDTAVYLSFGPGFGGLPADVTDRFDIVGFDPRGVARSSPVKCIPDADLDASFGYDPDPESQASFDGFVALNRRVGQRCGGKYGDQLPLYGTEQAARDMDAVRAAVGDDKLTYLGYSYGTLLGATYAQLYPQRVRALVLDGAVDPQQKLVAGSESQAKGFERAFDNFSRWCAANAGRCPIAPDARAAVTTAIDKARVSPVRGRDGREATAGWVFYAVISSLYTEQGWQELARAVDALQGGDPTGVFKLADAYAGREDDGHYSNLFDANMAVNCADETEKPTREQIRSLQSQWRQKYPLFGPALAVGMLGCVEWPGGRDPYPTGKAAGAPPILVVGTTGDPATPYEQTAALASMLGVGRVLTWEGEGHTAYPQTSCVTAAVDAYLVSLTVPREGLRCPAR; from the coding sequence GTGACCCGCTTCTCCGACCGGATCCGCCGCCGGCCCACCCTGGCCGGGTTCGTCGCGGCGCTGGTGCTCACCGCAGGCTGCACGCTGCCGGCGTTCGCCCCGCGGGCCGAGAGCGAGGGCGAGGCGGCCGCACCGGGCGCCGCGCCGACCTGGCGGGCCTGCCCGGAGGTGCCGGACGAGCTGGTCGGGCGGGGCGCGGCGGGCATGCGCTACGACTGCGCCCGGATCGCCGTCCCCCGGAACTGGGGCACCGGGGCGGCGACCGGCGCGACCGCCGGGCCCGGCGCCGGGGAGACCTTCGAGATCGCGCTGATCCGGATCCGGTCGAACAAGCAGCACGACCGGATCGGGTCGCTGGTGGTGAACCCGGGCGGTCCCGGCGCGTCCGGCGTGGACACCGCGGTCTACCTCTCCTTCGGCCCGGGGTTCGGCGGGCTGCCGGCCGACGTGACCGACCGGTTCGACATCGTGGGCTTCGACCCGCGCGGGGTGGCCCGGTCCAGCCCGGTCAAGTGCATCCCCGACGCCGACCTGGACGCCAGCTTCGGCTACGACCCCGACCCGGAGAGCCAGGCCTCCTTCGACGGCTTCGTGGCCCTCAACCGCCGCGTCGGCCAGCGGTGCGGCGGGAAGTACGGCGACCAGCTCCCGCTCTACGGCACCGAGCAGGCCGCGCGGGACATGGACGCCGTGCGGGCGGCCGTCGGCGACGACAAGCTGACCTACCTCGGCTACTCCTACGGCACCCTGCTGGGCGCCACGTACGCCCAGCTCTATCCGCAGCGGGTGCGGGCGCTGGTGCTCGACGGCGCGGTGGACCCGCAGCAGAAGCTCGTCGCCGGCTCGGAGAGCCAGGCGAAGGGCTTCGAGCGGGCGTTCGACAACTTCTCCCGCTGGTGCGCGGCGAACGCGGGCCGCTGCCCGATCGCGCCGGACGCCCGGGCCGCGGTGACCACCGCCATCGACAAGGCCCGGGTCTCCCCGGTGCGTGGCAGGGACGGCCGGGAGGCCACCGCCGGCTGGGTGTTCTACGCGGTGATCTCCTCCCTCTACACGGAGCAGGGCTGGCAGGAGCTGGCCCGGGCGGTCGACGCGTTGCAGGGCGGCGACCCGACCGGCGTGTTCAAGCTCGCCGACGCGTACGCGGGCCGCGAGGACGACGGGCACTACTCCAACCTGTTCGACGCGAACATGGCGGTGAACTGCGCCGACGAGACCGAGAAGCCGACCCGGGAGCAGATCCGGTCGCTCCAGTCGCAGTGGCGGCAGAAGTACCCGCTGTTCGGCCCGGCGCTGGCGGTCGGGATGCTCGGCTGCGTGGAGTGGCCGGGCGGGCGGGACCCGTACCCGACCGGGAAGGCGGCCGGCGCGCCGCCGATCCTGGTGGTCGGCACCACCGGCGACCCGGCCACGCCCTACGAGCAGACCGCCGCGCTGGCCTCGATGCTGGGCGTGGGCCGGGTGCTCACCTGGGAGGGCGAGGGGCACACGGCCTACCCGCAGACCTCCTGCGTCACGGCGGCCGTGGACGCCTACCTCGTCTCGCTCACCGTCCCCCGGGAGGGGCTGCGCTGCCCCGCCCGGTGA
- a CDS encoding ion channel: MDVLLLPFRWIYRGLVWFANSPRTLIVSYLLMIVVAGVLYSHAEHKSAADSVWWAVVTASTVGYGDISPTSFAGRFLAALLISTMVLLVIPLITAHFASRLIVDDDAFEHAEQEELKADVRRLRALVEEMASRQGIAVPEPERPEPVSGPGSAAPPWQRRHRRRRR, from the coding sequence ATGGACGTCCTGCTGTTGCCGTTCCGCTGGATCTACCGCGGTCTGGTCTGGTTCGCCAACTCGCCGCGCACGTTGATCGTCTCGTACCTGCTGATGATCGTGGTGGCCGGCGTGCTGTACAGCCACGCCGAGCACAAGAGCGCCGCGGACTCGGTCTGGTGGGCCGTGGTGACCGCCTCCACGGTCGGCTACGGCGACATCTCCCCGACCTCCTTCGCCGGGCGGTTCCTCGCCGCGCTGCTCATCTCGACCATGGTGCTGCTGGTCATCCCGCTCATCACCGCGCACTTCGCCAGCCGGCTGATCGTGGACGACGACGCCTTCGAGCACGCCGAGCAGGAGGAGCTGAAGGCGGACGTGCGGCGGCTGCGGGCGCTGGTGGAGGAGATGGCCTCCCGCCAGGGCATCGCCGTGCCCGAGCCGGAGCGCCCCGAGCCGGTCAGCGGGCCGGGCAGCGCGGCTCCGCCCTGGCAACGCCGGCACCGTCGCCGCCGCCGATGA
- a CDS encoding GNAT family N-acetyltransferase has translation MTDVIFREAVRADLPAVIALLADDVLGKARDFAAVDEAYERAFAAIDADPRNHLVVAESAGEVVGCFQITYIPGLGRHGAERSLIESVRVRSDLRGRGLGRAMMTWAIDQARERGCALVQLTTDKSRADAHRFYRDLGFVASHEGMKLAL, from the coding sequence GTGACCGATGTGATCTTCCGGGAGGCGGTCCGGGCCGACCTGCCCGCCGTCATCGCCCTGCTCGCCGACGACGTGCTGGGCAAGGCCCGCGACTTCGCCGCGGTGGACGAGGCGTACGAGCGGGCGTTCGCCGCCATCGACGCCGACCCGCGCAACCACCTCGTGGTCGCGGAGTCCGCCGGCGAGGTGGTCGGCTGCTTCCAGATCACGTACATCCCGGGGCTGGGTCGGCACGGCGCCGAGCGGTCGCTGATCGAGTCGGTCCGGGTCCGCTCCGACCTGCGCGGCCGGGGGCTGGGCCGGGCCATGATGACCTGGGCGATCGACCAGGCCCGGGAGCGGGGCTGCGCGCTGGTGCAGCTCACCACCGACAAGAGCCGCGCCGACGCGCACCGCTTCTACCGGGACCTCGGCTTCGTGGCCAGCCACGAGGGCATGAAGCTGGCGCTCTGA
- a CDS encoding ABC transporter ATP-binding protein: MTDQLTAAPARVAVDEVIRVEGVSRTFGRGEHAVHAVRDVSFAAGRGELVAVRGRSGAGKTTLLNLVGGLDRPDSGRVRVAGHEVTAANERELLALRRGTVGFVFQTFGLVPILSAAENVGVPLRLAKVPAAEREQRVAVLLELVGLGGHAAQRPYELSGGQQQRVAVARALANEPDLLIADEPTGQLDSETGRSIMDLLRAVVHARGMTALVATHDPALIEMADRTLTLRDGRLATD; the protein is encoded by the coding sequence ATGACCGATCAGCTGACCGCGGCACCGGCCCGCGTCGCCGTCGACGAGGTGATCCGGGTCGAGGGGGTGAGCCGCACCTTCGGCAGGGGCGAACACGCCGTCCACGCCGTGCGGGACGTCTCCTTCGCGGCCGGCCGGGGTGAGCTGGTCGCCGTCCGGGGCCGGTCCGGCGCGGGCAAGACCACCCTGCTGAACCTGGTCGGCGGGCTGGACCGGCCGGACAGCGGCCGGGTGCGGGTGGCCGGGCACGAGGTGACGGCGGCGAACGAGCGGGAGTTGCTGGCGCTGCGCCGGGGCACCGTCGGGTTCGTCTTCCAGACCTTCGGTCTCGTGCCGATCCTGTCGGCGGCGGAGAACGTCGGGGTGCCGCTGCGGCTGGCCAAGGTGCCGGCCGCCGAACGGGAGCAGCGGGTGGCCGTGCTCCTGGAGCTGGTCGGCCTGGGCGGGCACGCCGCGCAGCGCCCGTACGAGCTGTCCGGCGGCCAGCAGCAGCGGGTGGCGGTGGCCCGGGCGCTGGCCAACGAACCGGACCTGCTCATCGCCGACGAGCCGACCGGCCAGCTCGACTCGGAGACCGGCCGCTCCATCATGGACCTGCTCCGCGCCGTGGTGCACGCCCGCGGCATGACCGCCCTGGTCGCCACCCACGACCCGGCCCTGATCGAGATGGCCGACCGCACCCTGACCCTCCGCGACGGCCGCCTGGCAACCGACTGA
- a CDS encoding ABC transporter ATP-binding protein, which produces MTAIAEANAVPDLAALQQRAAERAAERAGGRDRLRGHIVCDGLVRIFKTEGVEVVALQGLDLVIDRGELVAIVGASGSGKSTLLNILSGLDTPTAGIARVADYDLLALSNRRRLAYRRQVVGFVWQQTGRNLLPYLTALENVELPMKLAGGRSRRARRQRARELLDLVGVGYCADRRPGQMSGGEQQRCAVAVSVANDPEVLFADEPTGELDEATGAEVFAALRTINAELGVTIVVVTHDHAVAGQVRRTVAIRDGRTSSEVRRTARLAADGSTELVSEEYAVLDRTGRMQLPASFVDALSLRDRVRLNLEPDHVEVRPGDRAHAEESE; this is translated from the coding sequence ATGACCGCGATCGCCGAGGCGAACGCCGTACCGGACCTGGCCGCCCTTCAGCAGCGCGCGGCGGAGCGCGCCGCCGAACGGGCCGGCGGCCGGGACCGGCTGCGCGGGCACATCGTCTGCGACGGGCTGGTCCGCATCTTCAAGACCGAGGGGGTGGAGGTGGTCGCCCTCCAGGGCCTCGACCTGGTCATCGACCGGGGCGAGCTGGTGGCGATCGTCGGCGCCTCCGGGTCCGGCAAGTCGACCCTGCTGAACATCCTCTCCGGGCTGGACACCCCGACCGCCGGCATCGCCCGGGTCGCCGACTACGACCTGCTCGCCCTGTCGAACCGGCGCCGCCTCGCCTACCGCCGCCAGGTGGTCGGCTTCGTCTGGCAGCAGACCGGCCGGAACCTCCTGCCGTACCTGACCGCGCTGGAGAACGTCGAGCTGCCCATGAAGCTGGCCGGCGGCCGCTCCCGGCGTGCCCGGCGGCAACGGGCCCGCGAGCTGCTCGACCTGGTCGGGGTGGGCTACTGCGCGGACCGCCGCCCCGGTCAGATGAGCGGCGGCGAGCAGCAGCGCTGCGCGGTGGCCGTGTCGGTGGCCAACGACCCGGAGGTGCTCTTCGCCGACGAGCCGACCGGTGAGCTGGACGAGGCCACCGGCGCCGAGGTCTTCGCCGCGCTGCGCACGATCAACGCCGAGCTGGGCGTGACCATCGTGGTGGTCACCCACGACCACGCCGTGGCCGGCCAGGTGCGCCGGACCGTCGCGATCCGCGACGGCCGGACCTCCTCCGAGGTACGCCGCACCGCCCGGCTCGCCGCCGACGGCAGCACCGAACTCGTCAGCGAGGAGTACGCGGTGCTCGACCGGACCGGGCGGATGCAGCTGCCGGCGTCCTTCGTGGACGCCCTGTCCCTGCGCGACCGGGTCCGGCTCAACCTGGAACCCGACCACGTCGAGGTGCGGCCGGGCGACCGGGCGCACGCCGAGGAGAGTGAGTGA